In Festucalex cinctus isolate MCC-2025b chromosome 1, RoL_Fcin_1.0, whole genome shotgun sequence, the sequence AAATTGCCATCAGCAGAGGCCACATCCTGGCCAGCACAGGTGTCACTTTTGTCCTTTGAAATTTTCCACAGTGCAGAATGTCTTGCAGTTTTTGAAATCATACTTTGTACAGTTAGCCATTGGAAGTTCTGGaacttgaaaacattttgacatgGCCTCATCGCTCGTTCCACACTTGTGAGCAGCCACAGTGCGCAAATGCAGACCCTCAGTGTGCCCCTGTGGCCTGGACCATTCCTGTCCACAGCCAATCCTGCTGCAGAGAGCTGCTGTTTTTCATCTGTTGAGTTTGACTTTTCTTAATCAAGCACAACAATTAGGATGCTTTCGAACAGTTTGGAGTACGTCAGTTTAAAACTTTGGATTTTCCCATAGTCTTCGACAGTttgtaaatattacaaataattttggatgtgacactTTTTGTTCAAATGCAAATAAGAGCTGagaaatctttttttccccacagttgtGCAACTTCCTATTATCTTCTGAGAGTAACAAGTCTTCCAACAATACGACCGTATTGGTCGTttaacccgggatttacaccggatgcggctgcGGTGTGTTCCgacgacgcaagcaattagattccattctttagaatggtgcaatttacactggttgcgtgtgcgttgcgtgtcgactgcgtctcagctgcggcgtgctgcAGCTGAGACGCACGGATGGACCTATTTTctaaatggcaagctagcacaaaacacatcgagcgggaccgGAAGACCGACGCTGTTTCAAAATAactttccggttacctttccgaataaaacactcgccagctcctatttcgcaagcatgttagcagaacgtgatgtgggcgtagccgggcctggagttaacgtgcaaggtgctcattcacggtttagacaccagcgaacatggacgaggagaggtttatattggaggtagaaagccacaaaataataaaagtccacctctctttctgcttctctgttgagcacagactttctgcgtgtttgtcgttgtttttaatgccacatgatcgccgcgcggtcacgcgagacacggcgggaagtggtcggcgacggagctgccggaccgcagctgtgcggagccggtgtggattggccaaaaaattgacgcgtccggagcacgcagtcaagacgcaccgcaccgcagccgcaccgcacacgcatcCAGTGTAAATCCCGGGTGCACCAAATGCACCAAATTATGTCCAAGTGTTACGAATTGGAATGTAGCGACCACTATCGGCCATGTAAATagtgggaaaaatagtcaagtgAACCATAAGTGGAGTTAATGGGACTCGAACCCAGGTCATCTGGCGTTAGACGAATGTCTATCTTACTGCGCTAACAGGCATGTACAGGTAATtattgttggtgttttttttgttttttgtttttttttgtgttgacgcATGTCAATCCGTCACCGGGACATGTTTGGGGTTAGTATTAGGCTTTCAATGAGGTTGTACACGTTACCTTTTACATGTCACACTAATGGTTGAAGTTCGTAAGAGGTTCAGGTTGTAGTATGGTTGACGTTACAAAACACAGTCAACTAGGGCTAGgcgataaatcaaattaaatcgaTTAATTTGTCCATTTAAAGTGTTTTGACCAATTCTTAGCCGATGAAACATATCAGAATATACACGAGAGGGTGACGTGGGCCTGGACGCATGTCCTGGAATTTTATTTGAGCATTTATAGCTGACGCAAATTTGCGGGatttatgaaataaataacacaatCAATTGTTATTGTTACAATCAATTGTGACTGCGGAGGAATTTAAATCAGAGTGACGAGTCGACAGTGACATATTGTTCAGAAATATGTCTGTAGACATGAGGATGTAAAAAATGTCAACGGCTTTGTAACGGAACGGATGACGAATAATTACCACTCGATCCCCCTCCAAGTACGCTCCAATGTTGAAGGTAAACATACCCGCAGATGCAACACAGcttgttgattttttattttttaatatctaCATTGAAAGTTTATAATAACAAGCTCAGGTTTGTGTGAACGCCACAGATATAAGCGCTGAAGTGTTTTTGGAATTCTGTCTGCTCCATGGCCAGGTCAGGTGGTCAGGTGCTCGGCTTTTGGCCTTCGTGGGTTAACTAGCATGCAGACTGATACATAATTGAGGGGCAGCAGATGCCCTGACTGGGCTGTTCTCTGTGTGCTAGAAGAGCCGTCAGTGTTTATTCACACGGTTACGGGAGCCTACTGTCATTTTCTGtatattcaattcaaatttaACAAGGGAATGCAGTAGTTCTTCAAGACGAGGTCGGAACATCACAAAATGTGTCACTTGCATTACAATTTTGTCCCAAATATTTCATCATAGCCAGCAGGCTTAGCTTTTGAGCAGTTGCCtgaaatttagaaaaatgcatGACTAATATTGAAGTTGTTAAATTACATGCGTgtcaaaaataatcataatctgcataaaaaaagacactttggaatttctggcttttttttatactaTTGTTTGATTAGGATGGCACAGAAATAAATGCAGATGGATAATAAAGCCATGCTACAACCATTAAATTCTGCAATGTTACTTGCTCAATTTCATGCAGTTTGGCTAACAGAATGGCAAACACAAGATCCAAGTTTGTAACATCAGGGCAAAAAACATCTTTTCAGCAGGATGAACAGAATAAACATTATCTGACTCAGGATCGGTTTTACTCAGTGGATTTCTATTCTCTGCTGaagtccacaaaaaaatggatttaCCGTTAATTTAATTCTTCTCTGAATCCCATCCAATTCCCAGTGTGCACGTGTGTTATTCTCCCTCCATTCACAAGGAGAATGTAAGGCTGTGTTTGTAACAGACAGACCGGTGTAATATGAATCCTAAATCTATACTAAACCGATAAAGACATACGAATAATTGCGCCAAATTTGAGCACCCCTTCCAATCAAAGATGATCTTGGCCAGTTATTCTGTGTTGTGTGTGGGCTGTTAAGATTCACTGCTTACAGTTCAGTTAGGTTTAATAGTGCAAAAAttgtcagccagaacctttttaacattttaagacAAACATACAGTTGGATAATCTTTTTTTGACAAAGAAAGCCCAAATTTTGAATAGGGCTACATAGCTGTTCATAGGCACTGACCTGCGTGATGGCTGGAGAGTGTGTCATTCCCAGCGAGTGAGCGCTGAGCTGCTGGTGCTGCTGATGCGGACTGTGCAGGTGAGCCTGGCTGTGAAGCGGGGGGCTGACCTGGTGAGGCGGGGTGGAGGCTTGCACCATGCCGCCGAGGGACAGAGCTCCCTGGTGAGGCAAACTGGGCCGCGGCACGGTCCCTCTGGTGGACAGGGCATGGAGCTGGGGATGGATCTGGGCGTGAGGCGGGGGCAGGTGAGGGTGTCCGAGGCCGGGGCTGGAGGGATGATGGGTGAGGTTGGACGGGTGAGGGTACGGCATGTAAATGCCTGGGTGCGGGTGGGCGAGCGAGCCGGAGGAAGGGTGCTGTCCCGCGTAGGATGTGAACATTGAGGCGGAGGAGGCAGAGGAAGATGATGAGGAAGAGTTGGGCGGCTTCATCTCAGAAGGATCATTGTAACTCTGAAGAAGATGACAAGTTCATTGTCATGTCCAGAAGGCATTGCAATGTTCAtgaatgcgtgtgcgtgcgtgtgtgtgtgctatACCTGAGAGACCAGACTGGCCCTGTAGGCAGCCAATTGTTTCAGATACTCCTTCTTTGCTGTCTCTGTCTTCTTCTTATATACCTTCAGgcacaaacataacatttcattttgACACCACCTTACCACTACTTACACTCAAATCATTTTATGCATGCAATTGAACTAATAAGCACGCCGCAGAAACTATCATACAATGACAGAAATATCAGTGTAGGCGTTTACAAAATATCCTACACTGTAATTATAAATTATGGTCTCCATGCTGGTTCAATACTGTACTGTTGACTTGTCAACTTTGCGTTCGCTTGGTTACAGTGAATCTAATGCACCTCAAATTAGGGGTGGGCAATTAAcccaaattcaattacaatttcaattatactccacaattacaaaatcagcataatcgtaaaaaaaaaaaaaaaaaaggttattaatactaattttgagttgtttgatttatttaaatgtatacatttccacatttttatccatccatccattttcctgaccgcttattcctcacaagggtcgcggggggtgctggcgcctatctcagctggctctgggtagcaggcgggggacaccctggactggttgccagccaatcgcagggcacacacagagacgaacaaccgtccacactaacaatcacacctagggacaatttggagcacccaattaacctgccatgcatgtctttggaatgtggggggagaccagagtacccggagaagacccacgcgggcacggggagaacatgcaaactccacccaggaaggccggagcctggactcgaacccgagtcctcagaactgggaggtggacatgttgaccactcaaccaccgtgccgccaataagtaaatataataagtataaataaaataacacaaaatacagaaggcactataaaacactgaaatgatgccaagtctcatgctgagtcaaagaccaaagaataaagatgtttgacaaaaatgataagaagttttgtccatatcgtacaggcctaatccaaaaagcaaatgaaggcaactgctagccaatcccagatagaaggggctgggtcacagagtcattcattcggacatagttgtttacagaagtgaagagtggatttgtttcaaatgaacttttgagttgaataaatgcaaaatgaactacatgccccccctgcactttctttctggtgacgggtctgcccTTAGCTCTGATGAATTTTTTGCCCAATCTTGATAAGCTTCAAGAGTAGTCGCCTGAAATGGTTTTCCAACAGTATTGAAGGAGTTCCCAGAGGTGAGAATGCCAAGTGCGCAAATCAGTAATCAAAGCAAAGGTtgactattttgaagaaactagaCTCTAAAACATGTCTTcagttatttcacctttttttcgTTACGTACATAACTCAACGTGTTCATTCTTagtttgatgccttcagtgagaatctacaatgtaaatagtcatgagaataaagcaaaCGCATTGAATGAGGTGTGTCTAAACTTTTAGCCTGTAAGTCTAGCGCAAAGTCTGTGTGCATAAGTTGAGtcttttttgcttttggtaTTTTCTTGAACTAGCACAGGTAAAAGTGGATGTTTGCGCTGTTGTGGGAGGGAACCAAGCCAACACCTGTTGGTTCCCCTCATTCTCTTTAAATTCAGTGCAGGGAGAGGGCCACGTGGCCTACATGGCATGTGAATGCGGAGACCACCTTCTGCCCCCGATTGTATGTCCGCGTTTGTACACCGACTTCAACACTTTTTCcaaatgtgtgtgtggttggcTTAGGAAAGAAATGTGAGAAGGGTTCACATACACATTTTCTAATTTGTataatttcttttaacatgggcAGCGTAAGAAAATCTGAAATAACTACTGTGTACCTGTTTCTGTTCCTCTCCCAGGCCGTCCCACATGGAGGCCACAATCTTTGACACCTCCCCAAAGGTGGCGTTGGGGTTCTGGGCCTTAATGTTGGCTTGTGTGTCCCGAAAGAACAAGGCGTAGGCAGACACCGGCTTGACTGGCTCATTGGGGTCCtttcgcttcttcttctttggcgtCTTGGGTTTCTTGGAGATGTCAAACGTTGCTGGCCGTTTCTCACCTCCATTGCCCTGCTAAAACCGAGGATGATGATATGAGTAAAGGAAGCACTATATGATATGTACCGGTAATTATCTCCTAAGAAAACAGCATATTATGTTGGTCAGGAGAATCAATCATCTATGCTGTACTTGCAATAcacattttttgctttattaaactaCCATTCACCATTTGCACTTCCACATCTAGTACATGCAGTTTGAAATTTTCAACTACTagggcctggaaaaaaaaaaaaagtgttcaactCAAAACTCATAATTAAAATGTGAGCAAATAAAACTGGCTGGCTATTGTGTGTTACACCTCATTAATAAGTTCACTTAAGCAGCTACCTTTTTAAATGTGTgggaatttttttaaagtaattttccACCTTGCCTTAAGTCAATATTATCTTCTCATTTTCCAATAATACCCTGGGAGAACAGAGAAAAAAGCTGGCAAATATTATTTCCACAGAACTGTAATTGTTTCATTTCCTCAGAATATCAGCAATAACACGTCTTTTTCAGTATGAGTCACCCAAAAGGGAGGGAGCTGATTTACATTTACTTCATGTGCAGGGGGGAATGAGTGTTTTATctcacacatgcatgcatgcatgcgtgcacacgcacgcacacacacatttccatAAAAGGAGATGATTGGTGTATTTCGCTATGTGTTTCTTTACCCTGAGCCCATCATCATTGTCGTCCTCATGCGCTGAGCTGGACGGAGACGGTGTAGCTGATTTACTcccaggaggagatggagaattgtgggtaacagAGTTCCCGCTGTGTCCCAGCTGGGTTTGGTTGATAGTGGACAACTGACTCGGTTGGTTCATGCCTGATGGGTTCTTGGGTCCGAGCGCcgcttcaatgggctgctggctGCTAGTAAACCGAGAATCCGAGTTTACCATCTGCTGCATCTGTGTCAAGACAAAGAGTTACAGTGGTTAATTGTGGCGAATTTCAAGTTTCCATTTTAGTATTGTGGTGTTTTTACATGAATGAATTACAGTAGCTATTTAAATTCACAAGAACTAGTGGGCTGATTCCTTCATCCTGGACAGAGAGCCAATGGAAACAGGAAATTAGGCAAAATCCATAAATGACATAATAATTAAATGACAAATTGTAGATATATGTTGCACACAATGCACATTCATgaactaaataaaatatgaaaataaacagTGCCAACTGGTTGAGCACAGCCCCTAATGCAGATTCACTACTTGTCCGCCATACTGgacattaatttcatttaaGAAGAAATCAAATGGCCACTGGGCCCATGTTGTGGATTGAACCTTGCGTGTGATCTCATGTTGCTTGAGTCCCAAAAGTCGTGTTCTCCCATTAGTGTTTATAgtcctttagtattttattttgaaatggcttggtcagaaccatcaaaaagcccaaaacgcgCCACAGTACTGCTTTCGGGTTTTAACTTGCACACTTTTAATTTATGTGGATTCATTCTCCCATCCAGACTTCTGACACACCCGTGTAACCTGTGAATGAATGTGGAAACACCAAACAGGCGGTGTGGAAATCATGGAACTTGTACTTCAAATCCGTGAAAACGATAAAGAACAAAAGTGTTTTAAGTTAACGGATGGAACACGTAGAAGACAGATTAAATCTGTCAGATTTAACAGCAAATGCCCACATTTTAGGGTTGTGCCACCCGAACTGCATATGgtggaccaaaaatgccaaaacaaaaaataaataaataaagtgaaaataaaaacagatataaacatataatttaaaaaaaaaatcaaatacaaaaaatatataaaaaatggaaataaaaacaaaaaaatgtataatacatacacgaatacataaataaaagttaaaataaatattaaaaaatgagacttaataaaaataaatataaaaataaatgtgaaaataaatactaaaataaatatatagatttaaatatcaattaaaaaataaaaaggctcagctctcatatttatttatttcatattgcaGATGCTGTTAGCATTAAATATGTCATaatatgttattcaaatgagggggcggtacTAAtcatgtcttgggttggactccgtcgTTGCAAGCTGCCTTTTGGTGGTAGaggtcggcgaacaaggaagtgtCGCCGGCTtgcatggagagctccagcaatggacaacTATCATGTCCACTGTCACCACAACTTGATTCTTGAGTTGCTCGACAACTTCACACAAATCCAACTTAGACTGACATGTCGATCAACCAATAGGAGAATAGTTCAACCTAAGACAAACTTAGGACCGCACCCTCATTTGAATAGCATTCATGATGCATTTCATGCTGACGGTGTCTGCAGcatgagataaataaatatgagcacagcgtttttatttattgattgagatttaattctatttatatatttatttccacgtttgtttttagatttattttttgaat encodes:
- the tox gene encoding thymocyte selection-associated high mobility group box protein TOX isoform X4; the protein is MFLNMQETSLDYASNNQFRVPHPPQPLSKVTPPTPTSQHWRRDAHMPDTHRLPWSYPVGGLGDEDFNIPPITPSTLPDHMLPPHLPHDSSTGPYPPLDSNSSSAPQHPYQLQGMNLTGMPASQDGAPMLNQDRGTFSPDGSAMTSTLSVMQQMVNSDSRFTSSQQPIEAALGPKNPSGMNQPSQLSTINQTQLGHSGNSVTHNSPSPPGSKSATPSPSSSAHEDDNDDGLRQGNGGEKRPATFDISKKPKTPKKKKRKDPNEPVKPVSAYALFFRDTQANIKAQNPNATFGEVSKIVASMWDGLGEEQKQVYKKKTETAKKEYLKQLAAYRASLVSQSYNDPSEMKPPNSSSSSSSASSASMFTSYAGQHPSSGSLAHPHPGIYMPYPHPSNLTHHPSSPGLGHPHLPPPHAQIHPQLHALSTRGTVPRPSLPHQGALSLGGMVQASTPPHQVSPPLHSQAHLHSPHQQHQQLSAHSLGMTHSPAITQAYSLQPEYQPIGGGLMNSGAVMSSSVDYHQLSRHMPNHHPSLEWSTDYHGNGGPQRDKTLYLS
- the tox gene encoding thymocyte selection-associated high mobility group box protein TOX isoform X1, giving the protein MFLHTKASKQKNRTAGEADVYWAMDVTVYPPPPQPLAASEHSRLGQLSYPEPAFGTNKLEGDNMFLNMQETSLDYASNNQFRVPHPPQPLSKVTPPTPTSQHWRRDAHMPDTHRLPWSYPVGGLGDEDFNIPPITPSTLPDHMLPPHLPHDSSTGPYPPLDSNSSSAPQHPYQLQGMNLTGMPASQDGAPMLNQDRGTFSPDGSAMTSTLSVMQQMVNSDSRFTSSQQPIEAALGPKNPSGMNQPSQLSTINQTQLGHSGNSVTHNSPSPPGSKSATPSPSSSAHEDDNDDGLRQGNGGEKRPATFDISKKPKTPKKKKRKDPNEPVKPVSAYALFFRDTQANIKAQNPNATFGEVSKIVASMWDGLGEEQKQVYKKKTETAKKEYLKQLAAYRASLVSQSYNDPSEMKPPNSSSSSSSASSASMFTSYAGQHPSSGSLAHPHPGIYMPYPHPSNLTHHPSSPGLGHPHLPPPHAQIHPQLHALSTRGTVPRPSLPHQGALSLGGMVQASTPPHQVSPPLHSQAHLHSPHQQHQQLSAHSLGMTHSPAITQAYSLQPEYQPIGGGLMNSGAVMSSSVDYHQLSRHMPNHHPSLEWSTDYHGNGGPQRDKTLYLS
- the tox gene encoding thymocyte selection-associated high mobility group box protein TOX isoform X2 — its product is MFLHTKASKQKNRTAGEADVYWAMDVTVYPPPPQPLAASEHSRLGQLSYPEPAFGTNKLEGDNMFLNMQETSLDYASNNQFRVPHPPQPLSKVTPPTPTSQHWRRDAHMPDTHRLPWSYPVGGLGDEDFNIPPITPSTLPDHMLPPHLPHDSSTGPYPPLDSNSSSAPQHPYQLQGMNLTGMPASQDGAPMLNQDRGTFSPDGSAMTSTLSVMQQMVNSDSRFTSSQQPIEAALGPKNPSGMNQPSQLSTINQTQLGHSGNSVTHNSPSPPGSKSATPSPSSSAHEDDNDDGLRGNGGEKRPATFDISKKPKTPKKKKRKDPNEPVKPVSAYALFFRDTQANIKAQNPNATFGEVSKIVASMWDGLGEEQKQVYKKKTETAKKEYLKQLAAYRASLVSQSYNDPSEMKPPNSSSSSSSASSASMFTSYAGQHPSSGSLAHPHPGIYMPYPHPSNLTHHPSSPGLGHPHLPPPHAQIHPQLHALSTRGTVPRPSLPHQGALSLGGMVQASTPPHQVSPPLHSQAHLHSPHQQHQQLSAHSLGMTHSPAITQAYSLQPEYQPIGGGLMNSGAVMSSSVDYHQLSRHMPNHHPSLEWSTDYHGNGGPQRDKTLYLS
- the tox gene encoding thymocyte selection-associated high mobility group box protein TOX isoform X3; this translates as MDVTVYPPPPQPLAASEHSRLGQLSYPEPAFGTNKLEGDNMFLNMQETSLDYASNNQFRVPHPPQPLSKVTPPTPTSQHWRRDAHMPDTHRLPWSYPVGGLGDEDFNIPPITPSTLPDHMLPPHLPHDSSTGPYPPLDSNSSSAPQHPYQLQGMNLTGMPASQDGAPMLNQDRGTFSPDGSAMTSTLSVMQQMVNSDSRFTSSQQPIEAALGPKNPSGMNQPSQLSTINQTQLGHSGNSVTHNSPSPPGSKSATPSPSSSAHEDDNDDGLRQGNGGEKRPATFDISKKPKTPKKKKRKDPNEPVKPVSAYALFFRDTQANIKAQNPNATFGEVSKIVASMWDGLGEEQKQVYKKKTETAKKEYLKQLAAYRASLVSQSYNDPSEMKPPNSSSSSSSASSASMFTSYAGQHPSSGSLAHPHPGIYMPYPHPSNLTHHPSSPGLGHPHLPPPHAQIHPQLHALSTRGTVPRPSLPHQGALSLGGMVQASTPPHQVSPPLHSQAHLHSPHQQHQQLSAHSLGMTHSPAITQAYSLQPEYQPIGGGLMNSGAVMSSSVDYHQLSRHMPNHHPSLEWSTDYHGNGGPQRDKTLYLS